A genomic window from Eleginops maclovinus isolate JMC-PN-2008 ecotype Puerto Natales chromosome 9, JC_Emac_rtc_rv5, whole genome shotgun sequence includes:
- the LOC134869164 gene encoding LOW QUALITY PROTEIN: cytochrome P450 2H2-like (The sequence of the model RefSeq protein was modified relative to this genomic sequence to represent the inferred CDS: inserted 2 bases in 2 codons), translated as MDSIIFGSYFEWDVSSLLLFCVIFILTADYFKNRRPGSFPPGPRAFPIVGNIFTLEYDRNHEFMTELAGKYGDVYSLRMGQAWVVVLNRFEVLEEALVNQKDSLADRPDLPLVQDITSGLGLLFSSGNSWKQQRRFALSTLRNFGFGKKSVXVVILDEFTYCAKVFRSYEGKPFNPHLWINNAVSNIICSLVXGHRFEYSNTKFMQLMEWFGKGLQIQASVWAQVHVGLFPSCSTAKVRNEIDRVIGLSRQPSMEDRPSLPYTDAVIHEMQRMDNVVPLSLPHFTNREIHLGGYIIPKGVTVIPNLTSALFDKNKWETPDTFNPGHFLNKEGKFAKRADFIPFSAGKRLCPEESLAKMELFLFFTSFMQHFTFSMHAGVDQPVMDFQFGVTLSPRSHELCATSN; from the exons ATGGATTCAATCATTTTTGGGTCTTATTTTGAATGGGATGTCAGCAGTCTGCTGCTCTTCTGTGTTATCTTCATCCTCACTGCGGATTACTTCAAGAACCGCCGGCCAGGCAGCTTCCCTCCAGGACCACGGGCCTTTCCTATTGTGGGCAACATATTCACTTTGGAGTACGACAGGAACCATGAATTTATGACAGAG TTGGCAGGGAAATATGGAGATGTGTACAGCCTGCGAATGGGCCAGGCATGGGTGGTGGTGTTAAACAGGTTTGAGGTTTTAGAAGAAGCTCTGGTTAATCAAAAAGACAGCCTGGCAGACCGCCCTGATCTCCCTTTGGTACAAGACATAACCAGTGGACTAG GGTTACTTTTCAGTAGTGGGAACTCATGGAAGCAGCAGCGACGCTTTGCACTTTCAACCCTTCGAAATTTTGGATTTGGCAAGAAGTCTG AAGTGGTCATCTTGGACGAATTCACATATTGCGCAAAAGTCTTCAGAAGCTATGAAG GCAAGCCATTCAATCCACACCTTTGGATCAACAACGCTGTCTCCAACATCATCTGCTCACTGG TTGGCCATCGCTTTGAGTACAGTAATACAAAGTTCATGCAATTGATGGAGTGGTTCGGCAAAGGTCTTCAAATTCAAGCCTCTGTTTGGGCACAGGTGCa tgttggcCTGTTCCCATCCTGTTCCACAGCAAAGGTCCGGAATGAGATAGACAGAGTGATTGGACTGTCCAGACAGCCGTCCATGGAAGATCGTCCAAGCCTACCTTACACTGACGCCGTCATACACGAGATGCAGAGGATGGACAACGTAGTTCCTCTCAGCCTGCCTCATTTCACCAACAGGGAAATCCATCTCGGAGGATACATAATCCCAAAG GGAGTCACAGTTATCCCCAATCTGACCTCAGCGCTGTTCGATAAGAATAAGTGGGAGACACCCGACACCTTCAACCCAGGACACTTTCTGAACAAGGAGGGAAAGTTTGCGAAGCGAGCTGATTTCATCCCTTTTTCTGCCG gtaaGCGGTTGTGTCCCGAGGAGAGCCTGGCTAAGATGGagcttttcctcttcttcacctccttcATGCAGCACTTCACATTCTCTATGCATGCCGGGGTGGACCAGCCTGTGATGGACTTTCAGTTCGGCGTCACTCTGTCACCTCGTTCACATGAACTTTGCGCAACCTCCAACTAA
- the LOC134869319 gene encoding cytochrome P450 2J4-like: MGVTSVFSVCLGLDCRSLLLFTLVLLLVAGCLRSRRPSNFPPGPWALPLVGNILSLDFKNLHNDITKLAETYGNVYSLKMGPEWTVVLNGLSTLQEGLSKSDHLSDRPSFPIHTDVIPDLGVIFANGYSWKQQRRFALSTLKYFGVGKRSLESSILEEFKYMSKELASHKGKPFNLHFLMNNAVSNIICSLIFGHRFDYKDKKFLQLITLLDKGVQIEGSVWAQLYNSFPVLMRRLPGPHHSLQQIYRGLMDLMKTEMDAHREDWNPSEPRDFIDCYLSEIQKHQDKRDDEPDACFDEGNLVMCSFDLFGAGTETTSTTLRWGVLYMAKYTEIQEKVQAEIDRVIGQSREPSMEDRANMPYTDAVIHEIQRMGNIVPLSLPHLTNRDFQLGGYTIPKGTVIIPNLTSVMFDKNEWETPNTFNPGHFLNKEGKFVKKAAFIPFSMGKRVCLGENLARMELFLFFTSLMQRFTFSMPPGVEVMLKARFSISLSPQPFEICATLRAE; this comes from the exons ATGGGTGTCACCTCTGTTTTCTCCGTGTGTCTGGGGCTGGACTGCCGCAGTCTGCTCCTCTTCACCCTGGTCCTCCTGCTGGTGGCAGGGTGTTTGAGGTCCCGTCGGCCCAGCAATTTTCCTCCAGGACCCTGGGCTCTTCCTCTTGTGGGGAATATTCTGTCTCTTGACTTCAAAAATCTCCACAACGACATAACCAAG TTGGCAGAGACCTATGGGAATGTGTACAGCCTGAAGATGGGACCTGAATGGACGGTGGTGTTGAACGGTCTCAGCACTTTGCAGGAGGGTCTCAGCAAATCAGACCACTTGTCTGACCGCCCTTCATTTCCAATCCATACTGATGTGATACCTGATCTAG GTGTTATTTTTGCTAATGGTTATTCGTGGAAGCAGCAAAGGCGGTTTGCCCTCTCCACTCTCAAATACTTTGGCGTTGGCAAGAGATCACTCGAATCGTCCATACTGGAGGAATTTAAGTACATGTCCAAAGAACTCGCTAGTCATAAAG GTAAACCCTTCAATCTGCATTTTTTAATGAACAACGCCGTCTCCAACATCATCTGCTCCCTGATCTTCGGTCATCGCTTTGACTACAAGGATAAGAAGTTCCTGCAGTTGATTACGTTGTTGGACAAAGGGGTCCAGATTGAGGGCTCGGTTTGGGCACAG CTGTACAACTCCTTTCCTGTGCTGATGAGGCGTTTGCCGGGGCCACACCACTCTCTTCAACAAATTTATCGTGGTCTAATGGACTtgatgaaaacagaaatggatGCGCACAGGGAAGACTGGAACCCCTCTGAACCCCGAGACTTCATCGACTGTTACCTGAGTGAGATTCAGAAG CATCAGGACAAGAGGGATGATGAGCCAGACGCTTGTTTCGATGAAGGAAACCTGGTGATGTGTTCGTTTGACCTGTTCGGAGCTGGCACCGAGACCACATCCACCACCCTGCGCTGGGGTGTGCTCTACATGGCCAAATACACCGAAATTCAGG AGAAGGTCCAGGCTGAGATAGACAGAGTGATTGGACAGTCCAGAGAGCCGTCCATGGAAGATCGTGCAAACATGCCCTACACTGACGCCGTCATACACGAAATCCAGAGAATGGGCAACATAGTACCTCTTAGCCTGCCTCATTTAACCAACAGGGACTTTCAGCTGGGAGGCTACACAATCCCAAAG GGAACTGTAATAATCCCCAACCTGACCTCGGTGATGTTTGACAAGAATGAGTGGGAGACGCCCAACACCTTCAACCCAGGACACTTTCTGAACAAGGAGGGGAAGTTTGTGAAGAAGGCTGCTTTCATCCCATTCTCTATGG GTAAGCGTGTGTGTCTCGGGGAGAACCTGGCGAGGATGgagctcttcctcttcttcacctccCTCATGCAGCGCTTCACCTTCTCCATGCCTCCGGGTGTAGAGGTTATGCTCAAGGCCCGTTTCAGCATCTCCCTCTCGCCCCAACCGTTCGAAATCTGCGCCACTTTACGTGCAGAGTGA
- the LOC134869320 gene encoding cytochrome P450 2J6-like — MDSIISMFSSYLNWDVKSLLFFSVIFILTADYFKNRQPSSFPPGPRAFPIVGNMFSVDFKRTHESMTKLAEKYGNVYSMRMGQSWMVVLNGFEVLKEALVTQGDSLADRPDLPLFVEISSGLGIVFSNGNIWRQQRRFALSTLKYFGFGKKSLEPVILEEFSNCAKDIKSLNGKPFNPHLLMNKAISNIICSLVFGHRFEYGDEKFTKLMRWFDKGLKIEGSIWAQLYNSFPWLMRRLPGPHQTVQNIWDDVKDFIREEIKEHKQNWDPSDPKDYIDCFLNEIQTGLSGKGQADSTFDEENLVASTWDLFLAGSETTSTTLRWAFLFMAKYPEIQAKVQAEIDSVIGQSRHPSMEDRANLPYTDAVLHDIQRMGNIVPLSLPHVTSRDIQLGDYTIPKGVTIIPNLTSVMFDKNEWETPNTFNPGHFLNKEGKFVKRAAFIPFSAGKRVCLGENLARMELFLFFTSFMQHFNFSMPAGVKPVLDFHFGVTLAPMEYEICITSR, encoded by the exons ATGGATTCAATCATTTCTATGTTCAGTTCCTATCTCAACTGGGATGTCAAAAGCCTGCTGTTCTTCTCTGTAATCTTCATCCTCACTGCCGACTATTTCAAAAACCGACAGCCAAGCAGCTTCCCTCCAGGACCCCGCGCATTTCCTATTGTGGGCAACATGTTTTCTGTGGATTTCAAAAGGACCCATGAGAGCATGACGAAG TTAGCAGAGAAATATGGAAACGTGTACAGCATGAGAATGGGCCAGTCATGGATGGTGGTGTTGAACGGGTTTGAGGTTCTGAAAGAAGCTCTGGTTACTCAGGGAGACAGCCTGGCAGATCGCCCGGACCTCCCTCTGTTTGTTGAAATATCCAGTGGACTAG GTATTGTTTTCAGTAATGGTAACATATGGAGGCAGCAGAGGCGTTTTGCACTTTCGACCCtcaaatattttggatttggcAAGAAGTCCCTTGAGCCCGTCATCTTGGAGGAATTTTCAAATTGTGCAAAAGACATCAAAAGCCTCAATG GAAAGCCATTCAATCCACATCTCCTCATGAACAAAGCCATCTCCAACATAATTTGTTCCCTGGTTTTTGGTCATCGCTTCGAGTATGGTGATGAGAAATTTACAAAACTGATGAGGTGGTTTGACAAAGGTCTCAAGATTGAAGGCTCCATCTGGGCACAG CTATACAACTCGTTCCCTTGGTTGATGAGACGTTTGCCAGGGCCACATCAGACCGTTCAGAACATCTGGGACGATGTGAAGGACTTCATAAGAGAAGAGATtaaagaacacaaacagaactgGGATCCCTCAGACCCAAAAGACTACATCGACTGTTTCCTGAACGAGATTCAGACGGGATTGTCT GGCAAGGGGCAGGCTGACAGTACTTTTGATGAGGAAAATCTGGTTGCATCTACCTGGGATCTGTTTCTGGCTGGATCTGAGACAACCTCAACTACCCTGCGATGGGCTTTCCTCTTCATGGCAAAGTATCCTGAGATACAGG CAAAGGTCCAGGCTGAGATAGACAGCGTGATTGGACAGTCCAGACACCCGTCCATGGAAGACCGTGCTAACCTGCCCTACACTGACGCCGTCCTACACGATATCCAGAGAATGGGCAACATAGTCCCTCTTAGCCTGCCTCATGTTACCAGCAGGGATATCCAACTGGGAGACTACACGATCCCAAAG GGTGTTACAATAATCCCCAATCTGACCTCGGTGATGTTTGACAAGAATGAGTGGGAGACGCCCAACACCTTCAACCCAGGACACTTTCTGAACAAGGAGGGAAAGTTTGTGAAGCGAGCTGCTTTCATCCCTTTCTCGGCCG gtaAGCGGGTGTGTCTCGGGGAGAACCTGGCCAGGATGgagcttttccttttcttcaccTCCTTCATGCAGCACTTCAACTTCTCCATGCCTGCTGGGGTGAAACCTGTATTGGACTTTCATTTTGGCGTGACTTTAGCACCCATGGAATATGAAATCTGCATAACCTCACGCTAG